The following are encoded together in the Prionailurus viverrinus isolate Anna chromosome B3, UM_Priviv_1.0, whole genome shotgun sequence genome:
- the GLRX5 gene encoding glutaredoxin-related protein 5, mitochondrial yields MSGSLGRVAVALLRWGRGSGGGGLWGPGVRAAGSGGGGGGSAEQLDALVKKDKVVVFLKGTPEQPQCGFSNAVVQILRLHGVRDYAAYNVLDDPQLRQGIKDYSNWPTIPQVYLNGEFVGGCDILLQMHQNGDLVEELKKLGIRSALLDEKKDQDSK; encoded by the exons ATGAGCGGGTCCCTGGGCCGGGTGGCGGTGGCTCTGCTCCGCTGGGGGCGCGGCTCCGGCGGCGGCGGCCTTTGGGGCCCAGGCGTGCGGGCGGCGGGTtcgggcggcggcgggggcggctcAGCCGAGCAACTGGACGCGCTGGTGAAGAAGGACAAGGTGGTGGTCTTCCTCAAGGGGACTCCGGAGCAGCCCCAGTGCGGCTTCAGCAACGCAGTGGTGCAGATCCTGCGGCTGCACGGCGTCCGCGACTACGCGGCCTACAATGTGCTGGACGACCCCCAGCTCCGGCAAG GCATCAAAGACTATTCCAACTGGCCCACCATCCCGCAAGTGTACCTCAACGGCGAGTTCGTGGGGGGCTGTGACATTCTGTTGCAGATGCACCAGAATGGGGACCTGGTGGAGGAACTGAAAAAGCTGGGGATCCGCTCTGCCCTTCTGGATGAAAAGAAAGACCAAGACTCCAAGTGA